Proteins co-encoded in one uncultured Draconibacterium sp. genomic window:
- a CDS encoding PHP domain-containing protein produces the protein MNFLKEYPDIDTLMRIGGDNSIPHVNGHIHTPYSFSSFDNIAQIFDLAKDEDVDVLGINDFFVSDGYNEFYNYAVKNGVFPLFNVEFIGLIPELQRRNVTINDPNNPGRIYFSGKGLNYPYRVSEENKEFLDDLIAESQKQVERMIEKVNYLIQSIYPDMSLTYDEIKRKYAKELVRERHIAKAVRILVEENYPKKSGKKMFYTELFDVEPKSNLDDIPAIENEIRGKLLKAGGTAFVPESPASFPPVERINQYILDAGGIPCYPVLLDDRKGNLITVFERDWEFMDEQLKAMNVHMIELIPSRNSVQKLREFIKYFSKKGYIISLGSEHNTPGVFPVEVKVDGEDILPEDLKKVSYDGACVIAAHQYLKTNGEEGFVAANGNRTERSFTDLITLGNAVIKEMIA, from the coding sequence ATGAATTTTTTAAAAGAATACCCGGATATTGATACATTAATGCGAATTGGAGGCGATAATAGCATTCCTCATGTTAATGGTCATATCCATACACCCTACTCATTTAGCTCTTTCGATAATATTGCGCAGATTTTTGATTTAGCAAAAGACGAAGATGTTGATGTATTGGGGATTAACGATTTTTTTGTTTCCGATGGCTATAATGAATTTTATAATTACGCGGTAAAAAATGGTGTATTTCCGTTGTTTAATGTTGAGTTCATCGGGCTGATTCCGGAACTGCAACGACGCAATGTTACCATCAACGATCCGAATAATCCGGGGCGTATTTATTTTAGTGGAAAAGGGCTGAATTATCCTTATCGCGTTTCGGAAGAAAACAAAGAGTTTTTGGACGATTTGATTGCTGAAAGCCAGAAACAGGTGGAAAGGATGATTGAAAAGGTGAACTACCTGATCCAATCGATTTACCCCGATATGAGCCTCACTTATGACGAGATAAAAAGGAAATATGCCAAAGAGCTGGTGCGCGAGCGTCACATTGCCAAAGCTGTTCGTATTTTGGTGGAAGAGAACTATCCTAAAAAGTCGGGTAAAAAAATGTTCTACACCGAACTTTTCGATGTGGAACCCAAATCAAATCTCGACGATATTCCTGCTATTGAAAATGAGATTCGCGGGAAATTGCTGAAAGCAGGTGGTACAGCATTTGTTCCAGAATCGCCTGCTTCATTCCCTCCGGTGGAGCGCATTAACCAGTATATATTGGATGCCGGAGGAATTCCGTGTTACCCGGTTTTGCTCGACGATAGAAAAGGAAATTTGATCACTGTTTTCGAGAGAGATTGGGAATTTATGGATGAGCAACTAAAGGCTATGAATGTGCATATGATCGAGCTGATTCCGTCGCGAAATTCAGTGCAAAAATTGCGTGAGTTCATCAAATATTTTAGCAAAAAAGGATATATAATTTCATTGGGATCAGAACACAATACGCCGGGAGTTTTCCCTGTAGAGGTAAAAGTTGATGGGGAAGATATTTTGCCCGAAGATTTGAAAAAGGTATCGTACGATGGTGCTTGTGTGATTGCTGCACATCAATATTTAAAAACCAATGGAGAAGAGGGATTTGTTGCGGCAAATGGTAATCGTACTGAGCGTTCATTTACCGATTTGATCACGCTGGGTAACGCGGTGATAAAAGAAATGATCGCATAA
- a CDS encoding SDR family NAD(P)-dependent oxidoreductase, producing the protein MEGLENLIKISQFYGKNPEMVIAGGGNTSYKNDENIWVKASGHALATITEEGFARLDRKKLGLISERTYCVDSFERERQIKDDLMEATITKDRRPSVETSMHDVIEYAYVVHLHPTKVNGLMCGNEVVKYLDELFGDQVVYIPYIDPGYVLFKEVEKQLSKFKAEKGKAAQIIFLQNHGIFVAADSIDEIETIYNDVFAKLNGALKEELSEETLPIRDDIAEFVPAIRMMVSEEEIKTLKIRNNAVIAQFAKDAAAFEKVAKPFTPDLIVYCKSKYVFIENTENIEDLLKEAKEKIAAFISTNGFAPKVILLKGIGLLAVGDHAAQCDTILDVYEDAMKISAYSESFGGQHFMTDEQIAFIDTWEVENYRRKIAAGTSVGRVQNKTIIVTGAAMGFGEGIARHLTEEGANIVVADINEEVGQKTAAELAAMKGNNWAVFVKTNVADMDSLANLMKETVATFGGLDVFVSNAGVLRAGGLDEMTPENFEFVTKINYNAYFYCTKVASKILKLQNAYKPDYYSDIIQVNSKSGLKGSKKNFAYAGGKFGGIGLTQSFALELAPDKIKVNAVCPGNFYEGPLWSDPENGLFIQYLNAGKVPGAKTIDDVKQFYLDQVPLGKGCSPKDVVKGILYLIDQENETGQALPISGGQSMLH; encoded by the coding sequence ATGGAAGGATTAGAAAATCTAATAAAGATATCACAATTCTATGGCAAAAATCCAGAGATGGTGATTGCCGGAGGTGGAAACACTTCTTATAAAAACGATGAAAATATTTGGGTGAAAGCTAGTGGTCATGCGTTGGCAACAATTACCGAAGAGGGGTTTGCCAGGCTTGACCGCAAAAAGCTCGGTCTGATTTCAGAAAGAACATACTGCGTCGATTCGTTTGAGCGCGAACGCCAGATTAAAGATGACCTGATGGAAGCTACCATCACAAAAGACCGTCGCCCATCGGTTGAAACATCAATGCACGATGTTATCGAGTATGCTTACGTAGTGCATCTGCACCCAACAAAAGTAAATGGACTGATGTGTGGCAACGAGGTGGTAAAATACCTCGATGAATTGTTTGGCGACCAGGTGGTTTACATTCCATACATCGATCCGGGGTACGTGCTGTTTAAAGAGGTTGAAAAGCAGCTGTCCAAATTCAAAGCCGAAAAAGGTAAAGCCGCACAGATCATCTTTTTGCAAAATCACGGAATTTTTGTGGCAGCTGATTCTATCGATGAGATTGAAACGATTTACAACGATGTATTTGCAAAATTGAACGGTGCTTTGAAAGAGGAATTATCGGAAGAAACCCTGCCAATTCGCGATGATATTGCTGAATTTGTTCCTGCCATTCGAATGATGGTTTCCGAAGAGGAAATTAAAACGCTGAAAATTCGGAATAATGCCGTAATTGCACAATTCGCAAAAGATGCAGCGGCCTTTGAAAAAGTGGCCAAACCGTTTACTCCGGATCTGATCGTTTACTGTAAATCGAAATATGTATTTATTGAAAATACCGAAAATATTGAAGACCTTTTGAAAGAGGCCAAAGAAAAGATCGCGGCTTTTATTTCAACAAACGGATTTGCACCAAAAGTAATTTTGCTGAAAGGAATCGGTTTGCTGGCAGTTGGTGATCATGCGGCACAATGCGACACTATTCTGGATGTGTATGAAGATGCGATGAAGATCAGTGCTTATTCTGAATCATTCGGTGGTCAGCATTTTATGACAGATGAGCAAATTGCCTTTATCGATACCTGGGAGGTGGAGAATTACCGCCGCAAAATTGCTGCCGGAACATCTGTTGGCCGCGTTCAGAATAAAACCATTATTGTAACCGGCGCTGCCATGGGATTTGGCGAAGGTATTGCCCGACATCTGACTGAAGAAGGTGCCAACATTGTTGTGGCCGATATTAACGAAGAAGTTGGACAAAAAACGGCAGCAGAACTGGCTGCGATGAAAGGGAACAACTGGGCGGTTTTTGTAAAAACGAATGTTGCTGATATGGATAGCCTGGCCAATTTGATGAAAGAAACTGTTGCTACTTTTGGTGGACTGGATGTATTTGTAAGTAATGCAGGCGTTTTGCGTGCGGGTGGTCTGGACGAAATGACTCCGGAAAATTTTGAGTTTGTTACCAAAATAAACTACAATGCCTATTTCTATTGCACAAAAGTAGCCTCTAAAATTTTGAAACTTCAAAATGCTTATAAGCCGGATTATTATTCTGATATCATTCAGGTTAACTCAAAATCGGGTTTAAAAGGAAGTAAAAAGAATTTTGCCTATGCCGGTGGTAAATTTGGAGGAATCGGTCTTACTCAGTCGTTTGCCTTGGAACTGGCACCCGATAAAATTAAAGTGAATGCGGTTTGTCCGGGTAACTTTTATGAAGGCCCGTTGTGGAGCGATCCTGAAAACGGTTTGTTCATTCAGTACCTGAATGCCGGAAAAGTGCCGGGAGCAAAAACAATCGACGATGTGAAGCAATTTTATTTAGACCAGGTGCCGCTTGGTAAAGGATGTTCTCCAAAAGATGTGGTGAAAGGGATTTTGTATCTGATTGATCAGGAGAATGAAACAGGACAGGCATTGCCGATTTCGGGCGGACAGTCGATGTTGCACTAG
- a CDS encoding zinc-binding dehydrogenase, which produces MKTKAVRLYGKKDLRVEEFELPQISDDEILAKVVTDSLCMSSYKAANQASDHKRIPDDIAENPIMIGHEFAGEIVEVGANWQSKFKAGQKFSIQPAIYYEEGPVGVLSAPGYSYKYIGGDATYVIIPKDVLVQDCLLAYEGPGYYPASLAEPLSCVIGAMHANYHTSAGSYVHQMEIVDGGKMAILAGVGPMGLAAINYVLRREDRKPSLMVVTDIDQTRLDRAAELYTVEFAKERGIELKYINTAEMVDPVVGLKELTGGTGYDDVFVFAPVAPVVEQGDAILGFDGCLNFFAGPSNTEFSAKMNFYNVHYAYTHIVGTSGGNTDDMKEALIIMTAGLDPAGLVTHIGGLNTVPEATLNLPNIPGGKKLIYTHFDFPLTAIAEFEKKGEENPVYAELDKLCKKYMGLWNVEAEAFLLENGDKL; this is translated from the coding sequence ATGAAAACAAAAGCAGTTCGATTATACGGAAAAAAAGACCTTCGGGTTGAAGAGTTTGAGTTGCCACAAATCAGTGATGATGAGATTTTGGCTAAAGTGGTAACCGACAGCCTTTGTATGTCGAGTTACAAAGCAGCCAACCAGGCCAGCGATCACAAACGTATTCCGGATGATATTGCAGAGAATCCGATTATGATCGGTCATGAGTTTGCAGGAGAGATTGTTGAAGTGGGAGCCAACTGGCAAAGTAAATTTAAGGCAGGGCAGAAATTCTCTATCCAGCCGGCCATTTATTACGAAGAAGGACCGGTGGGCGTTTTGAGTGCTCCTGGTTATTCGTACAAATACATTGGCGGTGATGCCACTTATGTGATCATTCCGAAAGATGTACTGGTACAGGATTGTTTGCTGGCTTACGAAGGACCGGGTTATTACCCTGCGTCGCTGGCCGAGCCTTTGAGCTGTGTTATTGGTGCTATGCACGCCAATTACCACACCTCAGCCGGAAGCTATGTGCACCAGATGGAGATTGTTGACGGTGGAAAAATGGCCATTCTTGCCGGTGTTGGTCCAATGGGACTAGCGGCCATAAATTACGTTTTGCGCCGCGAAGACCGGAAACCATCGTTGATGGTGGTTACTGATATCGACCAGACAAGACTGGACAGGGCAGCTGAACTTTACACCGTTGAATTTGCCAAAGAACGTGGTATTGAATTAAAATATATCAATACCGCAGAGATGGTTGACCCGGTAGTCGGATTAAAAGAATTAACCGGTGGTACAGGTTATGACGATGTGTTTGTTTTTGCTCCGGTTGCTCCGGTGGTTGAGCAGGGCGATGCAATTCTTGGTTTCGACGGTTGTCTGAACTTTTTTGCCGGACCATCGAATACAGAGTTCTCTGCAAAAATGAATTTTTACAACGTACATTACGCTTACACACATATTGTTGGAACCTCAGGTGGTAACACTGATGATATGAAAGAAGCACTGATAATTATGACCGCAGGACTGGATCCGGCAGGATTGGTAACTCACATTGGTGGTTTAAATACAGTTCCCGAAGCTACTTTGAATCTGCCTAATATTCCGGGAGGTAAGAAGTTGATTTATACCCATTTTGATTTTCCGCTTACAGCAATTGCTGAATTTGAAAAGAAAGGAGAAGAAAATCCGGTGTATGCTGAGCTGGATAAACTTTGCAAAAAATACATGGGATTGTGGAATGTGGAAGCAGAAGCCTTTTTATTGGAAAATGGCGATAAACTCTAG
- a CDS encoding alpha-L-rhamnosidase C-terminal domain-containing protein, which yields MKIRWSFNLVLLFLSFTTNAQAFNSTSNKLAAMKVSALAIDASDKKLSEREIKKPFGLHVETIRKAERTEIINKKPHLGWIVPSAFGYQTAYRVLVASSKEKLESNTGDVWDSGEVKSSNSNLIQIQKELQPNTKYYWKVRITGSNNQASRYSEVHEFKTGNFDSNRYTSSNFFMVEEIQPSLVRKNDDGSYFFDFGKDAFSTLSLKYNPLQEETLTIRLGEKLKNGRIDQNPDGTIRYQELSLSVYPGKEQYDIQLIPDERNTGFKAISLPHSFPVLMPFRYAEIEGYGANFNPSQVIQKAYFNYFDENASSFSSSDTTLNQVWDLCKYSIKATSFTGYYIDGDRERIPYEADAYLNQLSHYAVDNEYTMARKTIEYFMQNPTWPTEWQLHVALLVYQDYMYTGNTALIKKYYEALKYKTLMDLEVNDGFISTASPNHDGAFMAKLGFQDTTQRLREIVDWPQKGGFGGVMGEDDGFVFQPVNTVVNSMYYGNMKIMAEFAGVLGKDKEKLDFERRAKKVKEAINQKLYNKAKGYYYDGIGTDHASLHANMFALAFGIVPDENKSKVVNYIKTRGMACSVYGAQYLMEALYNASAADYALDMLTATHDRSWYNMIKVGSTITMEAWDMKYKPNSDWNHAWGAVPANIIVRNMWGIQPAKPGFEEVTIRPQPGYLTQSSIKVPTIRGEIKCNYQKESDQLQKYTITIPGNMHALFYLDDHEFSTIKINGKKASEKNGVLILNPGENFIEIHNLPQK from the coding sequence ATGAAAATTCGTTGGTCCTTTAACCTGGTACTCCTTTTCCTGTCATTTACTACTAATGCACAAGCTTTTAACAGCACAAGTAACAAGTTGGCTGCAATGAAAGTTTCTGCTTTAGCTATTGATGCTTCCGATAAAAAGTTAAGTGAACGGGAGATCAAAAAGCCATTCGGGTTACATGTTGAAACCATACGCAAAGCTGAGCGTACAGAAATCATCAATAAAAAACCACATTTAGGCTGGATTGTTCCTTCCGCTTTCGGATATCAAACGGCTTACCGGGTTTTGGTGGCTTCGTCAAAAGAAAAGCTTGAATCGAATACTGGCGACGTTTGGGACAGTGGTGAGGTGAAAAGCTCTAATTCAAACCTGATTCAAATTCAAAAAGAACTGCAACCCAATACAAAATACTACTGGAAAGTAAGGATCACTGGCAGCAACAATCAGGCAAGCAGATATTCAGAAGTTCACGAATTTAAAACCGGAAATTTCGACTCCAACCGTTATACTTCTTCTAACTTCTTTATGGTAGAAGAAATTCAACCTTCTTTAGTTCGCAAGAATGATGACGGGAGCTACTTTTTTGATTTTGGAAAAGATGCTTTTTCTACACTTTCGCTGAAATATAATCCCTTACAAGAAGAGACGCTAACCATCAGACTGGGAGAAAAACTAAAGAATGGAAGAATCGATCAAAATCCGGATGGCACAATACGTTACCAGGAGCTTTCTTTAAGCGTTTATCCGGGAAAGGAGCAATACGACATTCAACTTATACCTGATGAAAGAAATACAGGTTTCAAGGCGATTTCCCTACCCCATTCATTTCCGGTTCTTATGCCTTTTCGTTATGCCGAAATCGAAGGCTACGGAGCCAATTTCAATCCAAGCCAAGTGATTCAAAAAGCCTATTTTAATTATTTCGATGAAAATGCCAGCAGTTTCTCAAGCTCTGACACCACTCTCAACCAAGTATGGGATTTATGCAAATATTCTATTAAAGCAACTTCATTTACCGGCTATTACATTGATGGCGACCGGGAAAGAATTCCGTACGAAGCTGATGCCTATCTCAACCAGTTGAGCCATTATGCGGTAGATAACGAATACACAATGGCCAGAAAAACCATTGAATACTTTATGCAGAATCCTACCTGGCCTACCGAGTGGCAACTTCATGTTGCTCTTCTGGTCTACCAAGATTACATGTATACCGGGAATACAGCCCTGATAAAAAAATATTACGAAGCATTAAAATACAAAACCCTGATGGATCTTGAAGTAAACGATGGTTTTATTTCAACAGCATCGCCTAATCATGACGGTGCTTTTATGGCAAAACTTGGGTTTCAGGATACTACACAGCGTTTACGCGAAATTGTCGACTGGCCACAAAAAGGTGGATTTGGAGGTGTTATGGGCGAAGATGATGGTTTTGTTTTTCAACCAGTTAATACCGTGGTAAACTCCATGTATTACGGAAATATGAAGATTATGGCCGAATTTGCCGGCGTATTAGGCAAAGATAAAGAGAAGCTTGATTTTGAACGCAGAGCAAAAAAAGTAAAAGAAGCAATTAATCAAAAACTTTACAACAAAGCAAAAGGCTATTATTACGATGGTATAGGAACGGATCATGCTTCGTTACACGCCAATATGTTTGCACTTGCTTTTGGTATTGTGCCGGATGAGAACAAAAGCAAAGTAGTAAACTATATAAAAACACGTGGTATGGCATGCAGTGTTTATGGCGCACAGTATTTAATGGAAGCTTTATATAATGCCAGTGCCGCTGATTATGCTCTGGATATGCTTACTGCCACACACGACAGAAGCTGGTACAACATGATTAAGGTTGGCTCAACGATTACCATGGAAGCCTGGGATATGAAGTATAAACCAAATTCAGACTGGAACCATGCCTGGGGTGCAGTGCCTGCCAATATAATTGTACGAAATATGTGGGGAATACAACCGGCGAAACCCGGATTTGAGGAAGTGACTATTCGCCCTCAGCCGGGGTATTTAACGCAATCGTCGATAAAAGTTCCTACCATTCGGGGAGAAATAAAATGCAACTACCAAAAAGAAAGTGATCAGCTTCAAAAATATACGATCACAATTCCCGGCAACATGCATGCACTCTTTTATTTGGATGATCATGAGTTTTCAACCATCAAAATAAACGGTAAAAAGGCAAGCGAAAAAAATGGTGTACTCATTTTAAATCCGGGAGAGAACTTTATTGAAATTCACAATCTACCACAGAAATAA
- a CDS encoding glycoside hydrolase family 88 protein, with protein sequence MAESLKDQPDKFPQTIDKNGKLVTCNSDWWVSGFFPGVLWNLYENSPSDSLKQWADNFTMRVEDQQYTTNNHDVGFMIFCSFGNGYRITGNPEYKEVIHNASKSLITRFTPTVGCIRSWDYAPWSAQWQYPVIIDNMMNLELLEWSAKTFNDTTFSNIARTHANTTMENHFRDDYSSYHVVSYDTITGAVEKKNTSQGYADESAWARGQAWGLYGYTMMYRETGNEAYLKQAEHIANFIINHPNLPEDKIPYWDFNAPNIPNTLRDASAGAIMCSALIELSTYTSADKEKKYMDVAKQQIRTLSSDEYLATTGTNANFILKHSVGHMPNKSEIDVPLSYADYYFTEALLRMKKLLQGEQLFNNL encoded by the coding sequence ATGGCTGAATCATTAAAAGACCAACCGGATAAATTTCCGCAAACAATTGACAAAAATGGCAAGTTGGTTACCTGTAATTCTGACTGGTGGGTTAGCGGATTTTTTCCGGGTGTATTGTGGAACTTGTACGAAAACTCACCTTCTGATTCATTAAAACAATGGGCCGATAATTTCACCATGCGTGTTGAAGACCAACAGTACACCACCAATAATCACGATGTTGGATTTATGATTTTTTGCAGTTTCGGAAACGGCTATCGCATAACCGGAAATCCGGAATACAAAGAAGTGATCCACAACGCATCAAAATCATTGATAACACGTTTTACCCCAACAGTCGGCTGCATTCGTTCGTGGGATTATGCACCGTGGAGTGCCCAGTGGCAATATCCGGTTATTATCGATAATATGATGAACCTGGAACTGCTGGAATGGAGCGCCAAAACTTTTAACGACACGACATTTAGTAATATTGCACGCACACACGCCAACACCACCATGGAAAACCATTTCCGCGATGACTACAGTAGTTACCACGTGGTTTCGTACGATACCATTACCGGAGCGGTGGAAAAGAAAAACACTTCGCAGGGGTATGCTGATGAATCTGCATGGGCACGCGGACAGGCCTGGGGACTTTACGGCTACACGATGATGTACCGCGAAACCGGAAACGAAGCCTATTTAAAACAAGCTGAACACATTGCCAACTTCATTATAAATCACCCAAATCTGCCCGAAGACAAAATTCCCTACTGGGATTTTAATGCTCCCAATATTCCCAATACTTTACGCGATGCATCGGCCGGTGCAATTATGTGTTCAGCATTGATTGAATTGAGTACATACACCTCGGCCGATAAAGAAAAGAAATACATGGATGTTGCCAAACAACAAATTAGAACACTGAGTTCGGACGAATACCTGGCTACAACCGGAACTAATGCAAATTTTATACTAAAACACAGCGTTGGGCATATGCCAAATAAAAGCGAAATTGATGTACCTTTAAGCTATGCAGATTATTATTTTACAGAAGCTCTTCTGCGCATGAAAAAACTGCTGCAAGGAGAACAACTTTTTAATAATTTATAA
- a CDS encoding RagB/SusD family nutrient uptake outer membrane protein, with protein sequence MKNIFKNILKLSGKFLILTSLVLSFGSCSEDFLEPTPLSFYEPATTFSTLSGLESTLAMCDRHLRTYWTYYQDRDRALPISTELMFSETAVAAMTDNSVVFADIANTLTPTNAISDNDENGIAYFWKEHYQGIKHANTVISYIDNVDGIDEATKKKFLGRAYFHRSFRYLALVFQFKDVPLLTSLVQTPKFNYKSTKREAILEMITKNMEDAVQWVPEQSEMSYVGMVSKGACRQLLIKCYLATGQWQKAIDQADILINQSGYALMESDFGTFISPQESTHPITRNVIWDLHRPENKCIRSNTETILGLPNQPETDASIKMRSMRNWLPLLDNRWELKSPAGINAVRYYAPNNNDYNSELDYVTAYGRGIAHIRPTWYYTHNVWKVNGTDDATDLRHNSTVGNWMRMDSLKYNNTGDSEWYGKNLRLYDDEGNILCQDTIRCWFDWPHYKMYIPDPQELVPSNSNHRGGAGDWYCYRLAETYLLRAEAKFYNGDIAGATADVNKIRERANCSEMYSTVTIGDIMDERARELYLEEWRHMELSRVSYCLALSGKADEWGNTYSVDNLSTDSYWWQRVSAHNGFYNKGAFVWQQSNRPYTIAAKNIYWPIPNWSIEANRNGTLSQNPGYDGYNENVEIWENWEDAVADETVSK encoded by the coding sequence ATGAAAAATATATTCAAAAACATATTAAAATTATCAGGTAAATTCCTGATTTTAACTTCCCTCGTTCTTTCGTTTGGAAGTTGTTCTGAAGATTTTCTTGAACCAACGCCATTATCATTTTACGAACCTGCTACTACCTTCTCAACACTATCGGGTTTAGAATCCACATTAGCCATGTGCGACAGACACTTACGCACATACTGGACCTATTATCAGGATCGCGACAGAGCCCTTCCAATAAGTACTGAGTTAATGTTTTCGGAAACAGCTGTTGCTGCGATGACCGATAATAGCGTAGTTTTTGCTGATATTGCCAACACTTTAACACCAACCAATGCTATTAGCGATAACGATGAAAATGGAATTGCCTATTTCTGGAAGGAACATTATCAAGGTATTAAACATGCCAACACCGTTATCAGCTACATCGACAATGTTGATGGCATTGATGAGGCAACAAAGAAAAAATTCCTGGGACGTGCATACTTCCATCGTTCATTCCGTTATTTGGCATTGGTCTTTCAGTTTAAAGATGTTCCGTTATTAACAAGCCTTGTTCAAACTCCTAAGTTTAATTACAAAAGCACCAAGCGAGAAGCGATTCTGGAAATGATCACCAAAAACATGGAAGATGCAGTACAATGGGTACCTGAACAATCGGAAATGTCTTATGTAGGTATGGTTAGCAAAGGTGCTTGCCGTCAGTTACTTATTAAGTGTTACCTGGCTACAGGACAGTGGCAAAAAGCTATCGACCAGGCAGATATATTAATCAACCAATCGGGGTATGCTTTAATGGAATCTGATTTTGGAACATTTATTTCTCCACAAGAATCAACCCATCCAATTACTCGTAACGTAATTTGGGATTTGCACCGTCCGGAAAACAAATGTATTCGGTCAAATACCGAAACTATTCTGGGGCTCCCAAACCAGCCCGAAACAGACGCTTCTATTAAAATGAGATCAATGCGTAACTGGTTACCTCTATTAGACAATAGATGGGAACTTAAATCTCCTGCCGGAATTAATGCGGTTCGTTATTACGCTCCTAACAACAACGATTATAATTCGGAACTAGACTACGTTACCGCCTATGGTCGCGGTATTGCACATATTCGTCCAACATGGTACTACACCCACAATGTTTGGAAAGTTAATGGAACAGACGACGCAACAGATTTGCGCCATAACAGTACTGTTGGTAACTGGATGCGTATGGATTCTTTAAAATACAACAATACCGGAGATAGCGAATGGTATGGTAAAAATCTTCGTTTGTATGATGATGAAGGAAATATTCTATGCCAGGATACTATTCGCTGCTGGTTTGACTGGCCTCATTACAAAATGTATATACCAGATCCACAAGAGCTTGTACCATCAAATTCAAACCACAGAGGAGGGGCTGGCGACTGGTACTGTTACCGCCTTGCGGAAACATATTTATTACGTGCTGAAGCAAAATTTTATAACGGTGATATTGCCGGTGCAACTGCCGATGTAAATAAAATACGGGAACGTGCCAATTGTTCAGAAATGTATTCGACAGTTACCATTGGTGATATTATGGATGAGCGTGCCCGTGAGTTGTATCTTGAAGAATGGCGCCATATGGAATTGAGCCGCGTATCTTATTGTCTTGCACTAAGTGGTAAAGCCGATGAATGGGGTAACACCTATTCAGTTGACAATTTATCGACAGATAGCTACTGGTGGCAACGCGTTAGTGCGCACAATGGATTTTACAACAAAGGGGCCTTTGTCTGGCAACAGAGTAACCGCCCGTATACAATTGCCGCTAAAAACATTTACTGGCCAATTCCGAACTGGTCTATTGAAGCAAACCGTAATGGAACGCTGAGCCAAAATCCAGGTTACGATGGCTACAATGAAAACGTTGAAATATGGGAAAATTGGGAAGATGCTGTTGCTGACGAAACAGTGTCAAAATAA